A genomic region of Dermacentor andersoni chromosome 9, qqDerAnde1_hic_scaffold, whole genome shotgun sequence contains the following coding sequences:
- the LOC126527484 gene encoding uncharacterized protein — protein MDMSTSSTTTSPHLSRTAQQPGAVPRRSSEGHVGDSNVAFGINAPSGAGRGSRYDYRHVDVTSNWAPLTGDVTDYRCTGPKGRKSGSSFPSGHATVAAFAGVFMFGYGVRRFPGFHQPFRAALLAWALGTCVWLVCAQRVAQHRHFVVDVVCGAALGAAVAVPFVAWPYGDDKP, from the exons atggacatgtccacaag CAGCACCACGACGTCACCACATCTCAGCAGGACAGCACAGCAGCCTGGCGCAGTTCCGCGACGTTCTTCAGAAGGTCACGTCGGTGATTCGAACGTGGCCTTCGGCATCAACGCCCCTTCAGGCGCTGGCCGCGGCTCCCGCTACGACTATCGTCACGTCGACGTCACAAGCAATTGGGCACCGCTTACGGGTGACGTCACGGACTACCGCTGCACGGGACCCAAGGGTCGCAAGTCGGGGTCCTCGTTTCCCTCGGGCCACGCCACCGTCGCGGCCTTCGCGGGCGTTTTCATGTTTGGCTACGGTGTCCGGAG GTTCCCGGGCTTCCACCAGCCGTTTCGAGCCGCGCTCCTTGCTTGGGCTCTGGGCACGTGCGTCTGGCTGGTGTGCGCGCAGAGGGTCGCGCAGCACAGGCACTTCGTGGTCGACGTCGTGTGCGGTGCGGCACTCGGCGCCGCCGTGGCCGTCCCCTTCGTGGCGTGGCCGTACGGAGACGACAAGCCTTGA